A region of Nakaseomyces glabratus chromosome E, complete sequence DNA encodes the following proteins:
- the HOM2 gene encoding aspartate-semialdehyde dehydrogenase (CAGL0E01133g~Ortholog(s) have aspartate-semialdehyde dehydrogenase activity, role in homoserine biosynthetic process, methionine biosynthetic process, threonine biosynthetic process and cytosol, nucleus, plasma membrane localization) encodes MKTAGVLGATGSVGQRFILLLADHPDFELKVLGASPRSAGKKYVDAVNWKQTDLLPESAKDIVVVECKAEEFKDCDVVFSGLDADYAGPIEKEFMEAGLAVISNAKNYRREEDVPLVVPIVNPEHLDIVAQKKKQNPKAGFIICISNCSTAGLVAPLKPLVEKYGPIDALTTTTLQAISGAGFSPGVPGIDILDNIIPYIGGEEDKMEWETKKILGKLSPDNSTVELISEDDLKVSAQCNRVAVSDGHTECISFRFKNRNVPSVEELKKTLSDYVCDAYKLGCHSAPKQTIHVLEQNDRPQPRLDRNRDNGYGVSVGRVRADPVLDFKMVVLSHNTIIGAAGSGILIAEILLAKNLI; translated from the coding sequence ATGAAGACTGCTGGTGTATTAGGTGCTACTGGTTCCGTGGGCCAAAGATTTATCCTGCTGTTGGCTGACCACCCGGACTTTGAGCTGAAGGTGTTGGGTGCTTCTCCAAGGTCTGCCGGCAAGAAGTACGTCGATGCTGTCAACTGGAAGCAGACTGACCTGCTGCCTGAGTCCGCCAAGGACATCGTTGTCGTCGAGTGTAAAGCAGAGGAGTTCAAGGACTGTGACGTCGTCTTCTCCGGTCTAGACGCAGACTACGCTGGCCCTATCGAGAAGGAGTTCATGGAGGCTGGTCTTGCCGTCATCTCCAACGCCAAGAACTACAGAAGAGAGGAAGACGTCCCACTGGTGGTCCCTATCGTGAACCCAGAACACTTGGACATCGTCgcacaaaagaagaagcagaacCCAAAGGCCGGTTTCATCATCTGTATCTCTAACTGTTCCACCGCCGGTCTGGTCGCCCCACTAAAGCCTCTGGTTGAAAAGTACGGCCCAATTGATGCTTTGACCACTACCACTTTGCAAGCCATCTCCGGTGCCGGTTTCTCCCCAGGTGTGCCAGGTATCGACATCCTAGACAACATCATCCCATACATCGGAGGTGAAGAAGACAAGATGGAATGGGAAACTAAGAAAATCTTGGGTAAGTTGTCCCCAGACAATTCCACCGTCGAACTGATCTCCGAGGATGATCTAAAGGTCTCCGCTCAATGTAACAGAGTCGCCGtttccgacggtcacaccgAGTGCATCTCCTTCAGATTCAAGAACAGAAACGTCCCATCCGTCGAagagttgaagaagaccTTGTCTGACTACGTCTGTGACGCTTACAAGTTGGGCTGTCATTCCGCCCCAAAGCAAACTATCCACGTCCTAGAGCAAAACGACAGACCTCAACCAAGACTAGACAGAAACAGAGACAACGGTTACGGTGTCTCCGTCGGTAGAGTCAGAGCCGACCCAGTCCTGGACTTCAAGATGGTCGTCCTGTCCCACAACACCATCATCGGTGCTGCCGGTTCAGGTATCTTGATCGCTGAAATCCTGTTGGCTAAGAACTTGATTTAA
- the RPA14 gene encoding DNA-directed RNA polymerase I subunit RPA14 (CAGL0E01155g~Ortholog(s) have RNA polymerase I activity, role in regulation of cell size, transcription of nuclear large rRNA transcript from RNA polymerase I promoter and DNA-directed RNA polymerase I complex localization) codes for MSGGREPKIMLSGPVVVKQRGVPQHVSREEMLAFLDKFVQQKEDATGGSLALLKRIQRDFKGLPPQTE; via the coding sequence ATGTCGGGGGGAAGGGAACCAAAGATAATGTTGAGCGGTCCTGTGGTGGTTAAGCAGCGCGGAGTTCCGCAGCATGTGTCGCGCGAGGAGATGCTGGCGTTCCTGGACAAGTTTGTGCAGCAGAAGGAGGATGCCACCGGTGGCTCGCTGGCGCTGTTGAAGCGTATCCAGCGTGACTTCAAGGGCCTGCCGCCTCAGACAGAGTAA